A segment of the Arachis hypogaea cultivar Tifrunner chromosome 5, arahy.Tifrunner.gnm2.J5K5, whole genome shotgun sequence genome:
tataaaattaaaacaaaaaataccaAAGAAGAATATTGAAAAATGATGACAAAAAGGAAATACTAAAGAAGAGTACTAGTCTAGTATTGCACAAAAAAATGGCCTAAAAGAAATATCCATTTTCCACACAAAGATATAGAATtataaatataaagtattttttatataatcattcttatttttttataaatataaaatatactaaagtAGAAAAGACTTTAGTATAGTCatccatatattttatattcttcaTAACTCTCAATAATAATAGATATAGAAAAttgtcaattgaaaagaaaaaaaaggttgaTTGAAAGAAAAAGGTTAAATTATACGGTTGATTtctatatttttagtaaaattataaatttgtccCTTACTTTAAAAAGTTTATAATTGGATttctaaagagaattaaaatttataattgatttAATCGAATATTATCAGAATATGCTAAAAATACTTTGTTAACATAGAAAATAGGTTGAAAAAATTGTGTTAAATCAAACACTTCTTGAAAGATGaaaactaaattataaattttaatttttttaaagaccaATTTACAATTTCACTAAAAATGTAAGAAGTAACTGTgtaatttaactaaaagaaaatgaccATGTTAATTAATTGACTttttaagtaatataaaataacgaTTCAACTAAGagataaaatttgataaaaacaaAATCAGTGcaactaaatatttattaaaaattatccaAAATCAAATTCAATAACTCAAAACATCGTTAATTTAGTAGGAACCATGATATCCAAGCATGTTAACTGCACCTCCAATTAAATTGAATAGAATAAGCTAAGATATTATACTTGGTTTTCGCTTAGAGTTTTTGTGTGCATGGAACGTTATGTAAAAAGTTTGTATTATTAGTTAGTGAAGAGAAAtgcattattattaattaaaaaaaatatttcctgCGAAGTGGTCATCCACGCATGCACTCAAACGAACATAATGCAGTGCTCCAAATTAAACATCATAATTGTAAAATAGTATTCATTTCCTAATGTAATAAATTGATAAAGTAGGAGAGACACTAATAGAATCTGAATCTACAATCTGACGTGCGAAAGAACAATTGAtaacaagtagaagaagatgaaagacTCAAGAGTgaaagaaaagaacaaaaagagagAGAACTAGTgatatatgaattttgaattattCACATAAAATAAAGACACTCACATTATCAGTGTTTTATGTACAATGATTAAATAGTTAGATAAAATAACAAACCAACTAAATACTAGGTTAGCTCACTGTAAGGAAAAAGAATTGCTGCTACATTTTTTTCTTGCGACGCTTTTAGAGTGTGGACAAAAGGGAGTCAATAACCACGCTTTTATAAAGGTGAGATTGATTAGAGATTTAGTTATATCTTTCTGTGCCatgctttaaaagtgtggccaaaaAAGGTTAATCACCACAATTTTATGAGGAGGACGATTGATTAATGATTTAATCACACTTTTTTTGCCACTCTTAAAAAATGTggctataaaaaaataaacaagcatgACTAATATGTTTTTCTACTGTCACAATTTTAAAACGTGCCcatatcttttaattatttgcCACTCTAAAAAAAACTAGCAATAGAGTTTCCTAACTCTAGGTATAACAAACTAAGCATAACAAATCATTAGCGAACTGTACAAGagctgaatttgaatttgaattttattcatgttcatgtttatcatattttGTTACAATgatgagcaatattttaagtcaAAATTATGTGTATTATGAAAActgaaaacaagaaagaaggaacaaatattatattagataatttatgaaagagaatttttttggtgactcggTTATAAAAGAGATGATCGTCTTTTTCTTTACTATTAACTATTAACATGcaataaaaatttgattaaaatatgATGTATTTGAAATTctacaaaaagataaaaaataagttcCAAGGTGATGTGAACAAGACAAATTTAGATGGATTAAGAtaaggaataaaaaaaataggatGCAGAAATTAAGGAAACAATGGGAGAAGTGTGAGAGTGGGGATGAAGATAAAAGCGGAAGCACGGACTAGTTGCGATCGAAGTGTACATGCGAATGACACGTTAAAAGAATGGCATCAAACATGCTTGGTTCCCTCAAAGTACAAAAGACCCAATTGTTGTCACTCACCAATAAACAAAGAACAGAACAACATATCTCTCTAACACCAAACCCTTTTACTTTCACCTTAGAATCATGGTGGATAGGGATTCAAGCGGAGCACACATGTCAATAGCAGCTTCTTCCATGTTTCCTGGCTTTAGGTTCTGTCCCACTGACCATGAGTTGATCTCTTATTACCTCAGAAAAAAATTGGATGGTGACGAGGACAGTGTTCAGATTATTTCCGAGCTTGAactttgcacctttgagccttGGGATTTGCCTGGTCAGTCttattctttctttttgaatGATGTTGTTGCTTGTTTCTTGAGCCacgtaaatatttattataaaaatgttTGAAAACAGAAAAATCGTTCATTAAATCAAACGATGAGTGGTTTTTTTTCTCGCGACGAGGGAGAAAGTATCCTAATGGTTCACAAAATAAAAGGGCAACTAAACATGGGTATTGGAGGGTCACATGCAATGAACGACAGATAAAGTCTGGTCAAAATGTGATTGGTACCAAACGCACCTTGGTATTCCATGTCGGCCGAGCTCCTAAAGGCCAGAGAACTGAATGGATTATTCATGAGTACTGCATCAATGACAAATTTCAGGTTAATTGATTCACATATTCTCCTTCCGTTGATTGTGTAAGAGAGTACATGTATTATCAAGATTTAGACTACATCAAATCAAAATCTATttaggtagttttgaattagttgGTTAGAGTGAATCTTGGTTTAATTCTTGGGAGTACATAGCACTTTACAAGTGTCAATTCTCCTTATAACTAGCTTTGTTCATTCTTGGGAGTACATAGTATTTAGCATATATTTTCATAAAGACAATTTCACTACTTTCGGTTCACTAGTTACCTTTACATGGCATAAATTTGATATTTACTTAAGTACAATAAGTAACACTTTTGTGTCTCGAATCAGGATTCTTTGGTGGTTTGTCGGCTCAAGAGAAACACAAAATTCCATGCGAGTGATAGTTCTAACAAAGCTTTACGCAAGAGTGGTGGTGGAGTCTCAGAAGGGGTTACAGTTCAAAGGAGCACTTGTGTGCCTATTCAAGATCGTTCTAACAAAACTTCATGCAAGAGTAGTGCTTCACGCAAGAGTAGTTGTGGAGTCTCGGAAGGGATTACAATTCAAAGGAGCACTTGTGCGCCTATTCAAGATCGTTCTAACAAAGCTTCACGCAAGAGTAGTTCTTCACGCAAGAGTAGTTGTGGAGTTTCGAAAGGGGTTACGGTTCAAAGGAGCACTTGTGTGCTTATTCAAGATCGTATTAACAAAGCTTCACGCAAGAATTGTTGTGGAGTCTCAGAAGAAGGAGTTACAGTTCAAAGGAGCACTTGTGTGCCTATTCAAGATAAAGAGGTTGGATGTAGTTCCAAGAAGGGTAACAATAATAATAGTTCTCCTTCTACTACTGCCCAAATTGAATCCAGTCGTATAGTTGCCAATGAAGCCAATCCCAAAGCTTCTTCCGGTCATTCTAAGGTAACTTGAACAATTGCATGAGAAAAGCAAGGAAATTACTTTATATGTTGTGATGTGTGGTTAGAAAGTGCGATGAAATTGAATGAAATTGTGATAACATGTAGGTGGTGGACGAAGTGGGTTATTATGCAGAGATCAACTTAGTTGATATCATCAACTTAGATGAAACAGCACTCTGACGGCCATAGCCCATAGCCACCACAAGGGACAACAAATAGAGAATCACGCGGTTTCTAGATCAAAGGTTTCAACACAACTTCTTGACCAATGCTCCAACCAATCATCAAACAAAATCAACACTTTCCTGCTATACGGTTTGCTGCTCTTCACTTTCTTCGTTTGCACTTTACTAGCTCTAAGCTTTTTTCTTATCGGGAAGTCTCAAACAACTGTATAATATTCTCCAGACCTCTCTCAGAGTTTAATTATgattattaattagttaaaaatttggattttctaaaatttgaatttcactttaaagaataaagtgtgatcttttacaAATTATTTAAGGATAGAAGATCATATTTTATTCTCTAAAGAAAgaataaagtgaaattcaaactttaaaaaattcaaatctatTAGTTAGTGTTTGTTAAATTGTATACAAAATTACAAAGAAATATGCACTCTTCATAGCGAAATAGTAAGGACCAGGATTATATTATTCATTACCTTACCAATGTTGAATGTATGAACATCATCACtaatattaaataactaaaaGTATATGATTAAGCAATTGACTAGCACCTTCCTGATCAAATATGAAGATGTAGGCAGTGACATGTGGCTGATGCTGCGAGGAGGATATGGCCGTATGGTCATCGGCATGTCGTTAAATGTAGATTTGGCTCTTATATAGTTATATATGGGAAATTGCACCATCTCCACTATTACGCGTTTATTTTTGAAGGCTAGTATTTGCCCACAAAGATAACCCGCAACTTTTCATGCTTATCCCCTAATTATAAGGTGTAACACCGTTGCCGCTTATATTATACGTCACATTTATGCCCATACCATAAACGGTGTATTAATAATTAGTGATGCAACAAtcaaatatagaatatatattaaaataaaaaataaattaaataataaatatttatgtataaatatatgataattaatttattagttgatCTTTTATTATATACACATCATGTTACATTTCGTGTTTCGAAGAGGCAAAGCAACAAGCTTTGATCCTCATTATTCTCCATTCCGTTAAAAGCaattttaaagtatttaataatttataatattattttcatgcgagatataaaaataactattgaTTTTAAATGTACtaatcaattataaaaaaaatgaataacttatatttttttattaagaaggAGGAATAGCTTAGTTAATAGCAacttttattatttaaacaaaaataatcatGCTAAATTCTTGTAATGGTTTAGCTTGATTCAAAATTgttgaaaattaaactaaatttatcAATAATTTATAATCAAGTTGGAGAATTCAAATTgagttaaaatttttagaaattgatagaagtttcataaattaaaagattACTTATTTAAGATGGTAAATATTGCTAAAACATAGAAGTTTTAAGAAAGAAATCAGTGATGCTTATCAAGTATAACTCATTGTTTTAAGTTAAAGTTTGTGGCTAGAATTTATCACAATTATGTTATCATGTGGTGACATCCTTATCAAGTAGTAAAATTAAATAGGAGTAATTACCCTAATTAGTCTcaaggattttaaaattagatGTTTTAgttctcaaaaaaaattaatatataaattaatttttaaggttttattttGACAGACAAATTAGTTCCTAATTCATTTTTCGGTaaagtaattacccaaatcagtccctaaagattttaaaaatggacattttagtcctaaaaaaattaatgtacatATTAATCCCCAATATTTTTCTCTGTTAAACATAACAATGTTCCgtctaaaaataaaacaaaataaaattattattattattaattgtacaGTAATAATACTGTACTATATTTTTGTTacattttttggacaaaaataataataaatttattcattatatatatatatatagtcactgaataataataataataataaaattattagagattattttataagaaattcaaagttaaaaccatttgatatttttgtatttaatataattaaaagatgtactatataaaaaaatatgtttgtattaaaaaatatgtattaaaaaaatattttaatttggatttatattaaatacatttttttcaatacaaacatatttttcaaaataatacatcttttaattatattaaatacaaaaatatcaaatagttttaattttgaatttcttgtaaaataatgtctaataattttatttattattattattaagtgactatatatatataaaagaatctaatgaataaatttatcactaTTTTTatctagaaaatacaaaaaattatggtttaatattattatgtaattaataataataataataataacaataacaataataataataataataataataataataataataataataataataataataataataataataataataaaaatttaaggttaaaactatttgatatttttatatttaatatattcaaaagatgtgctattttaaaaaatatgtttgtatttaaaaaatatgtatttaatattaatccaaattaaaatattttttttaatatatattttttaatacaaacatatatattttcttttacataggacatcttttaattatattaaatacaaaaatatcaaatgattttaaccttgaatttcttgtaaaataatctcttattattattattattattattgttattattattattattattattattattattattattattattattattattattattattgagtgaatatatatatatatatataagaatttaatgaataaatttatcattatttttgtccaaacAATACAAAAAATACAGTACAATATTATTgagcaattaataataataataataataataataataataataataataataataataataataataataataataattttatttttggacggaGGACTATTATATTTAACAGAAAGAAACGTtagggattgatttgtacattagtttttcttggggactaaaatgtacgtttttaaaatctttgggggactgatctgggtaattactcTGCCAGAAAATGAATTAGGGACTGATTTGTTTGCTGGAGTAAAACC
Coding sequences within it:
- the LOC112801747 gene encoding NAC domain-containing protein 96; translation: MVDRDSSGAHMSIAASSMFPGFRFCPTDHELISYYLRKKLDGDEDSVQIISELELCTFEPWDLPEKSFIKSNDEWFFFSRRGRKYPNGSQNKRATKHGYWRVTCNERQIKSGQNVIGTKRTLVFHVGRAPKGQRTEWIIHEYCINGVSNQDSLVVCRLKRNTKFHASDSSNKALRKSGGGVSEGVTVQRSTCVPIQDRSNKTSCKSSASRKSSCGVSEGITIQRSTCAPIQDRSNKASRKSSSSRKSSCGVSKGVTVQRSTCVLIQDRINKASRKNCCGVSEEGVTVQRSTCVPIQDKEVGCSSKKGNNNNSSPSTTAQIESSRIVANEANPKASSGHSKVVDEVGYYAEINLVDIINLDETAL